A single Mercenaria mercenaria strain notata chromosome 9, MADL_Memer_1, whole genome shotgun sequence DNA region contains:
- the LOC123546259 gene encoding L-xylulose reductase-like encodes MPFDFNGKKVLVTGAVKGIGRGVAIALSESGCKVYALSRTKSSLDSLTEEYPNITSIVADLCKWEDTKKKLEKLEVLDGLVNNAGIDGYDYTALECPREYLCKLLDNNLLSAINCSQVVAKKMIEVKIKGTIVNVSSVA; translated from the coding sequence ATGCCGTTTGACTTTAATGGGAAGAAAGTGCTAGTGACGGGAGCAGTTAAAGGAATCGGACGAGGAGTGGCTATTGCTCTAAGTGAAAGTGGTTGCAAAGTTTATGCTTTAAGTCGGACAAAATCTTCACTCGATTCGTTAACAGAAGAATATCCAAATATAACATCTATTGTAGCGGATTTATGTAAATGGGAAGATACGAAGAAAAAGTTAGAAAAGCTTGAAGTTTTGGACGGTTTGGTGAATAATGCAGGGATAGATGGCTATGATTACACAGCATTGGAGTGTCCAAGAGAGTACTTGTGTAAGTTACTGGATAACAACCTTCTTAGCGCAATAAACTGTTCACAAGTGGTTGCTAAGAAAATGATAGAAGTCAAAATTAAAGGGACAATAGTCAATGTATCGAGTGTAGCATAG